In one Haloplanus salinus genomic region, the following are encoded:
- a CDS encoding DUF7547 family protein — MSSRDDEELADLLADLERTLTDLREAVDEDVRGGRGRPSRRRPPTPGEILKFTEEYTLPTVIALLEATVQSLELLRAVLRLAGPASSAGELRDRLESRDGPETAALRDALADLRDALTGADLPEDSAARSILTDARELTAEIDDRLDGAAGDRRREQQRDRPSGRGVAIDVEEADDAVDVDAELESIKESMAEEAADDADGSAE, encoded by the coding sequence ATGTCCAGCCGAGACGACGAGGAACTGGCGGACCTGTTGGCCGACCTGGAGCGGACGCTGACGGACCTACGGGAGGCGGTCGACGAGGACGTCCGGGGGGGACGTGGCCGCCCGTCCCGCCGGCGCCCGCCCACGCCCGGGGAGATACTCAAGTTCACCGAGGAGTACACGCTCCCGACGGTCATCGCGCTGCTCGAAGCGACGGTACAGTCGCTGGAACTCCTGCGGGCGGTGCTTCGCCTCGCCGGGCCGGCGTCGAGCGCGGGCGAACTCCGTGATCGGCTGGAGTCGCGGGACGGACCCGAGACGGCGGCGCTTCGCGACGCGCTGGCCGACCTGCGCGACGCGCTGACCGGCGCGGACCTGCCCGAAGACTCGGCGGCACGGTCGATCCTGACCGACGCCAGGGAGTTGACCGCGGAGATAGACGACCGCCTCGACGGGGCGGCGGGCGACCGACGTCGGGAGCAGCAGCGGGATCGCCCGTCGGGACGGGGCGTCGCCATCGACGTCGAGGAGGCGGACGACGCCGTCGACGTGGACGCGGAGCTGGAATCGATCAAGGAGTCGATGGCCGAGGAGGCCGCGGACGACGCGGACGGCTCGGCGGAGTAG
- a CDS encoding class I SAM-dependent methyltransferase, producing the protein MTDDRERWNEKYSTDEEFELPDDPIPELARRIETLPTGRALDVATGTGRNARFLASEGYDVDAVDVSDEALDRAARAADREGVDVNWIRSDVDDFAFEDGAYDVLTVSFFAALDRLPDLLGALAPGGVLVYEHHIRSSDPIEIGPSNRYRYPSNHLLRSCLGLTILHYEERTRLDGEGRTQAVATLVGRNTSGDAQSYPRLST; encoded by the coding sequence GTGACCGACGACCGCGAGCGCTGGAACGAGAAGTACAGCACGGACGAGGAGTTCGAGTTGCCGGACGACCCGATTCCGGAACTGGCCAGACGGATCGAGACGCTCCCGACGGGGCGGGCGCTCGACGTGGCGACGGGGACGGGGCGGAACGCCCGCTTTCTGGCGAGCGAGGGGTACGACGTGGACGCCGTCGACGTCTCCGACGAAGCGCTCGACCGCGCCGCGCGGGCGGCCGACCGCGAGGGCGTCGACGTGAACTGGATTCGCTCGGACGTCGACGACTTCGCGTTCGAGGACGGCGCGTACGACGTGCTCACGGTGAGTTTCTTCGCCGCGCTGGACCGGCTTCCGGACCTACTCGGCGCGCTCGCGCCAGGGGGCGTCCTCGTCTACGAACACCACATTCGGTCGAGCGACCCCATCGAAATCGGGCCGTCGAACCGCTACCGCTACCCGTCGAATCACCTGCTCCGATCCTGCCTCGGGCTGACGATCCTGCACTACGAGGAACGGACGCGACTCGACGGCGAGGGCCGGACGCAGGCGGTGGCGACGCTGGTCGGGCGGAACACGTCGGGGGATGCGCAGTCGTATCCGCGGCTGTCGACGTGA
- a CDS encoding poly(R)-hydroxyalkanoic acid synthase subunit PhaE: MTNEASGTFDGQMDAFLERMTETYMNALDRNLDAQSAFMDAWMDSMEDNLSEKRIQEGYEGSMRAYEAWMDAAETSFERMGSAMQGEDVDPEEFRDIWLSSANEAFKEMMTTTAFAAATGQTVEEAMDMRQNIDEASEETLHALNFATVGDVREVGERLVELERRQHSIERKLDQVLEQL, from the coding sequence ATGACCAACGAAGCCAGCGGTACGTTCGACGGACAGATGGACGCGTTCCTGGAACGCATGACGGAGACGTATATGAACGCCCTCGACCGGAACCTCGACGCCCAGTCGGCCTTCATGGACGCCTGGATGGATTCGATGGAGGACAACCTCTCCGAGAAGCGTATCCAGGAGGGGTACGAGGGGTCGATGCGCGCCTACGAGGCGTGGATGGACGCCGCCGAAACCTCCTTCGAGCGCATGGGCAGCGCCATGCAGGGCGAAGACGTCGACCCCGAGGAGTTCCGTGACATCTGGCTCTCCTCGGCCAACGAGGCGTTCAAGGAGATGATGACGACGACGGCGTTCGCGGCGGCGACCGGTCAGACCGTCGAGGAGGCGATGGACATGCGCCAGAACATCGACGAGGCCTCCGAGGAGACGCTCCACGCGCTCAATTTCGCCACCGTCGGCGACGTGCGCGAAGTCGGGGAACGACTCGTCGAACTCGAACGTCGGCAACACTCGATCGAGCGGAAGCTCGATCAGGTGCTCGAACAGCTATGA
- a CDS encoding heme o synthase gives MGVYLLLLVGTTIAVTDAVETCAAWPACGDGFALPTTAAGALVVGHRLAAVVVGLLVLAAGIAAWRGGARRRVHAALGVSLVCYPVQAALGAVVATTGAVGLFPAAHLFVGMVIFGGLVVALAWTLEAEMGDPSDGPVTDPDALSPPEAPADPVQRPSLPDDPVARLRTVAGAYFRLMKPRLMWLLCLVASAGMGLAAGTALSARTVALTLLGGVLSIGASGTFNHVLERDVDRRMSRTSDRPLATDVVSVRNALAFGALLTVGSLVAFAAVNWLVAVLGLVAIVFYSVIYTLVLKPNTVQNTALGGAAGALPALIGWAAVTGEVGLGGLVLAAVIFLWTPAHFYNLALAYKDDYARGGFPMMPVVRGETETRKHILWWLGATFVGAGVLATWSALGWLYVATAVVLGAAFLWAVVRLHIDRTESAAFRAFHASNAYLGALLLAVVVDTLVI, from the coding sequence ATGGGCGTCTACTTGCTCTTGCTCGTCGGGACGACTATCGCCGTTACCGACGCGGTCGAGACGTGCGCCGCGTGGCCGGCCTGTGGCGACGGGTTCGCGCTCCCGACCACCGCCGCGGGCGCCCTCGTCGTCGGCCACCGTCTCGCGGCCGTCGTCGTCGGCCTCCTCGTCCTCGCCGCCGGCATCGCCGCGTGGCGAGGTGGCGCGCGACGCCGCGTCCACGCCGCCCTCGGCGTCTCGCTCGTCTGCTACCCCGTGCAGGCCGCCCTCGGCGCCGTCGTCGCCACCACCGGGGCGGTCGGCCTCTTCCCCGCCGCCCACCTGTTCGTCGGCATGGTGATCTTCGGCGGGCTCGTTGTGGCGCTCGCGTGGACGCTCGAAGCCGAAATGGGTGACCCCTCGGACGGGCCCGTCACGGATCCCGACGCGCTCTCGCCGCCCGAAGCGCCCGCGGATCCCGTCCAGCGGCCGTCGTTGCCCGACGATCCGGTCGCCCGACTCCGTACCGTCGCCGGGGCGTACTTCCGACTCATGAAGCCACGGCTGATGTGGCTGCTCTGTCTCGTCGCCTCCGCGGGGATGGGGCTGGCCGCGGGTACGGCCCTCTCGGCGCGGACGGTGGCGCTCACGCTTCTCGGCGGCGTCCTTTCCATCGGCGCGAGCGGGACGTTCAACCACGTCCTCGAACGCGACGTGGACCGGCGGATGTCGCGGACGAGCGACCGCCCGCTCGCAACGGACGTGGTGTCGGTGCGTAACGCCCTCGCCTTCGGCGCCCTGCTGACCGTGGGGTCGCTCGTCGCCTTCGCCGCAGTCAACTGGCTGGTCGCCGTCCTCGGCCTCGTCGCCATCGTCTTCTACAGCGTGATCTACACGCTCGTGTTGAAGCCGAACACGGTCCAGAACACGGCCCTCGGCGGTGCGGCCGGCGCGCTCCCGGCGCTGATCGGCTGGGCGGCGGTGACGGGCGAGGTTGGCCTCGGGGGTCTCGTGCTCGCTGCAGTCATCTTCCTCTGGACGCCCGCCCACTTCTACAACCTCGCGCTCGCGTACAAGGACGACTACGCCCGGGGTGGGTTCCCGATGATGCCCGTCGTGCGGGGCGAGACGGAGACGCGAAAGCATATCCTCTGGTGGCTCGGCGCGACGTTCGTCGGCGCGGGCGTGTTGGCGACCTGGAGCGCCCTCGGGTGGCTCTACGTCGCGACGGCCGTCGTCCTCGGCGCCGCTTTCCTGTGGGCCGTCGTTCGCCTGCACATCGATCGAACCGAATCCGCGGCGTTCCGCGCGTTCCACGCCTCGAACGCCTACCTCGGCGCACTCCTCCTCGCGGTCGTCGTCGACACGTTGGTGATCTAA
- a CDS encoding OB-fold domain-containing protein, whose amino-acid sequence MEAYRYPDGSITYPGHPIGPGGEEPVDTVDLSDYTAEVITWTTSTAAPPGVREPNTLAIVEFDVDGEPVRAIGGVTTGDEVAIGDEVRPVYVEELREPGAGIREPDSQEWDGYRFEPV is encoded by the coding sequence ATGGAAGCGTACCGCTACCCCGACGGCAGCATCACGTACCCCGGCCACCCGATCGGCCCGGGTGGAGAGGAACCGGTCGATACGGTCGACCTCAGCGACTACACCGCCGAGGTGATCACGTGGACGACGAGTACGGCGGCGCCGCCGGGCGTCCGCGAACCGAACACGCTCGCAATCGTCGAGTTCGACGTCGACGGCGAACCCGTCCGTGCCATCGGTGGCGTGACGACGGGCGACGAGGTTGCCATCGGCGACGAGGTGCGGCCGGTGTACGTCGAGGAACTCCGGGAGCCGGGGGCCGGTATCCGCGAGCCCGACAGTCAGGAGTGGGACGGCTACCGGTTCGAGCCGGTCTGA
- a CDS encoding DUF2237 family protein: protein MARESDEPAESNALGTDLEPCSTDPTTGYLRDGCCHHLESDRGRHEVCAVMTEAFLQFSKAQGNDLITPRPQLDFPGLDPGDRWCLCLGRWVEAVEEGVAPPVVLEATNEAVLEEVPFSTLVAHEYDGDADVAVG from the coding sequence ATGGCACGTGAATCGGACGAGCCGGCCGAATCGAACGCCCTTGGCACCGACCTCGAACCCTGCAGCACCGACCCCACGACCGGTTACCTGCGGGACGGCTGCTGTCACCACCTCGAATCTGACCGCGGCCGTCACGAAGTCTGTGCCGTGATGACCGAAGCGTTCCTCCAGTTCTCGAAGGCACAGGGTAACGATCTGATCACGCCCCGACCGCAACTCGACTTCCCCGGCCTCGACCCCGGTGACCGCTGGTGTCTCTGTCTCGGCCGGTGGGTGGAGGCCGTCGAGGAGGGCGTCGCCCCGCCGGTCGTCCTCGAGGCGACCAACGAGGCAGTGCTGGAGGAGGTGCCGTTCTCGACGCTGGTGGCACACGAGTACGATGGTGACGCGGACGTGGCCGTCGGGTAG
- the coxB gene encoding cytochrome c oxidase subunit II: MKRSRLVLASLLSAVALSLAADPVAAQTSVSAELINGLNEKLLLVAIPITLLVEGILIYTVYRFKDADEAKPTKENRRLEITWTVATAIILLFVGVASYGVLANENISFEQDEQEIAPEEGDVVVHMEAFQWGWQASYPQEDTELASTAPTVVIPAGEDVYFNITSSDVLHAFHVPELGLKQDAMPGQSNVIKTVALEEGTYQGYCAEFCGVAHSQMYFEIQVVSQDEYQQFIAEQQGDGASSDLDADEDVVRAHDETLSQAPIRA, translated from the coding sequence ATGAAACGGTCGCGCCTCGTGCTGGCGTCGCTGCTCTCGGCGGTGGCTCTCTCCCTCGCTGCCGACCCCGTGGCGGCCCAGACGTCAGTGTCCGCAGAGCTAATCAACGGTCTGAACGAGAAGCTGTTGCTCGTCGCCATCCCGATCACCCTCCTCGTCGAAGGCATTCTGATCTACACGGTGTACCGGTTCAAAGACGCCGACGAAGCCAAGCCGACCAAGGAGAACCGTCGCCTCGAAATCACGTGGACGGTGGCGACGGCGATCATCCTCCTGTTCGTCGGTGTCGCGTCCTACGGCGTGCTCGCGAACGAGAACATCTCCTTCGAACAGGACGAACAGGAAATCGCCCCCGAAGAGGGTGACGTCGTCGTCCACATGGAAGCGTTCCAGTGGGGCTGGCAGGCGAGCTACCCCCAGGAGGACACGGAGCTCGCGAGTACGGCGCCGACGGTGGTGATACCCGCCGGAGAGGACGTCTACTTCAACATCACGTCGAGTGACGTGTTACACGCGTTCCACGTGCCCGAACTCGGTCTGAAGCAGGACGCGATGCCGGGACAGTCGAACGTCATCAAGACGGTCGCTCTCGAGGAGGGAACGTACCAGGGCTACTGCGCCGAGTTCTGTGGCGTCGCCCACTCGCAGATGTACTTCGAGATTCAGGTCGTCTCGCAGGACGAGTACCAACAGTTCATCGCGGAACAACAAGGCGACGGGGCGTCGAGTGACCTCGACGCCGACGAGGACGTGGTCCGCGCTCACGACGAAACGCTGTCGCAGGCGCCGATCCGGGCGTAG
- a CDS encoding thiolase domain-containing protein produces MENVAIIGASMTQFGRRDGWVLDLLSEAGTACLDDAGVSPDAVDHLYVSNMASGEFEGQTGIMNAIAHDLAAMPAYTARIDQTSSSGGAGVKHAWQSVASGASDMTLLVGAEKMTHRTTPEATDVIASITHPVEYKHGVTLPSFAGLTARLYLDTYDAPRESLGKVAVKNHKHGVHNPHAQFRKEVDLDTVLESPIVADPLRLYDFCPITDGSAALMFCPESVAKEYTDDYVLVPGVGGATDTHVVHERADPTTMRGVVESSRIAYDMADVGPDDVDVAELHDMFTILEFLQSEDLGFFEKGEGWKAIEEGRTEMGGDMPINPSGGLKSKGHPLGASGVAQVYEIYEQLMGEAGKRQVGDADTGLACNVGGFGNCVITTLMEAN; encoded by the coding sequence ATGGAGAACGTAGCGATCATCGGCGCGTCGATGACCCAGTTCGGCCGACGGGACGGGTGGGTGCTGGATCTCCTCTCCGAGGCCGGCACGGCCTGTCTGGACGACGCGGGAGTGTCGCCGGACGCCGTCGATCACCTCTACGTCTCGAACATGGCGAGCGGCGAGTTCGAGGGGCAGACGGGGATCATGAACGCCATCGCCCACGACCTCGCGGCGATGCCGGCGTACACCGCTCGCATCGACCAGACGAGTTCGAGCGGCGGCGCGGGCGTCAAACACGCCTGGCAATCGGTCGCCTCCGGCGCCAGCGACATGACGCTCCTCGTGGGCGCGGAGAAGATGACCCACCGGACGACCCCGGAGGCGACGGACGTCATCGCCTCCATCACCCATCCCGTCGAGTACAAACACGGCGTGACCCTCCCGAGTTTCGCGGGGCTGACGGCGCGGCTCTACCTCGATACGTACGACGCACCCCGGGAGAGTCTGGGGAAGGTGGCGGTGAAAAACCACAAACACGGCGTCCACAATCCGCACGCCCAGTTCCGGAAGGAAGTCGACCTCGACACGGTGCTCGAGTCGCCCATCGTGGCCGACCCGCTCCGATTGTACGACTTCTGTCCGATCACGGACGGGAGCGCGGCGCTCATGTTCTGTCCCGAGTCGGTCGCGAAGGAGTACACCGACGACTACGTCCTCGTGCCCGGCGTCGGCGGCGCGACGGACACCCACGTCGTCCACGAGCGCGCGGATCCGACGACGATGCGCGGCGTCGTCGAGTCGAGCCGCATCGCCTACGACATGGCCGACGTGGGTCCCGACGACGTGGACGTGGCCGAACTCCACGACATGTTCACCATCCTCGAGTTCCTCCAGAGCGAGGACCTCGGCTTCTTCGAGAAAGGCGAGGGCTGGAAGGCAATCGAGGAGGGTCGCACGGAGATGGGCGGCGACATGCCGATCAACCCCTCGGGCGGCCTGAAGTCGAAGGGGCATCCGCTGGGTGCCAGCGGCGTCGCACAGGTGTACGAAATCTACGAACAGCTGATGGGCGAGGCCGGCAAGCGACAGGTCGGCGACGCCGACACCGGCTTGGCGTGTAACGTCGGCGGCTTCGGCAACTGCGTCATCACTACCCTCATGGAGGCCAACTAA
- the phaC gene encoding class III poly(R)-hydroxyalkanoic acid synthase subunit PhaC, whose translation MNPFTFPLDAQRNLWERAADDAGSVGSIPDGLETMANVEVGATPSEVVYEENKLELHHYEPLVPEEERHDVPLLFVYALINRPYILDLQPDRSVIRRMLEAGFDVYMIDWGEPSDLDASLSLHDYVNRYIDNCVDAVRERSGQDAINLMGYCMGGTMSVMYAALHPEKVRNLGLMAAGLCFDGTGGILEMWGDEEFFTPGAITDTFGNVPAEFLDVGFALMDPVTNYVTKYGTLYDNIDDEGFVENFARMEKWLNDPIDVAGAAYQQFLEDVYQENKLYRSELELNGERVDLDDITMPVIQVMGEYDHLIPPEASRPFNDVVGSDDTELKEFSTGHIGLSVSSSSHEHLWPDVAEWFAERSVVDDDAVEVAIEETDDDATDDTPDAAIAEDVETTDADVAGTDLQELDGIGPAYASRLEAAGIGTVETLADAEPAVVAADTDIDEGRIRGWIDAAGGRTS comes from the coding sequence ATGAACCCATTCACCTTCCCGCTGGACGCCCAGCGTAACCTCTGGGAACGCGCCGCCGACGACGCGGGGTCCGTCGGTTCCATCCCGGACGGGCTGGAGACGATGGCCAACGTCGAGGTGGGAGCGACGCCGAGCGAGGTAGTGTACGAAGAGAACAAACTCGAACTCCACCACTACGAACCCTTGGTGCCGGAGGAGGAGCGCCACGACGTACCGCTCCTGTTCGTCTACGCGCTCATCAACCGGCCGTACATCCTCGACCTCCAGCCGGATCGGAGCGTCATCCGTCGGATGCTCGAAGCCGGCTTCGACGTGTACATGATCGACTGGGGCGAGCCCTCGGACCTCGATGCGTCACTATCGCTTCACGACTACGTCAACCGCTACATCGACAACTGTGTCGACGCGGTGCGCGAACGCTCCGGCCAAGACGCGATCAACCTCATGGGCTACTGCATGGGCGGGACGATGAGCGTCATGTACGCCGCGCTCCACCCCGAGAAGGTCCGCAATCTGGGTCTGATGGCGGCCGGCCTCTGCTTCGACGGCACCGGCGGCATCCTCGAGATGTGGGGCGACGAGGAGTTTTTCACCCCTGGCGCCATCACCGACACCTTCGGCAACGTGCCCGCGGAGTTCTTGGACGTCGGGTTCGCGCTGATGGATCCCGTGACCAACTACGTCACGAAGTACGGCACCCTCTACGACAACATCGACGACGAGGGCTTCGTGGAGAACTTCGCCCGGATGGAGAAGTGGCTCAACGACCCCATCGACGTAGCCGGTGCTGCATACCAGCAGTTCCTGGAGGACGTCTATCAGGAGAACAAGCTCTACCGGAGCGAACTCGAACTGAACGGCGAGCGGGTCGACTTGGACGACATCACGATGCCCGTGATCCAAGTGATGGGCGAGTACGACCACCTCATCCCGCCGGAGGCGAGTCGGCCGTTCAACGACGTCGTCGGCAGCGACGACACCGAACTCAAGGAGTTCTCGACGGGCCACATCGGTCTCTCGGTGTCGAGTTCTAGCCACGAACACCTCTGGCCCGACGTGGCCGAGTGGTTCGCCGAGCGGTCCGTCGTCGACGACGACGCCGTCGAGGTAGCCATCGAGGAGACGGACGACGACGCGACCGACGACACCCCGGACGCCGCCATCGCCGAGGACGTTGAGACGACCGACGCCGACGTCGCCGGCACCGATCTGCAGGAACTCGACGGGATCGGCCCCGCGTACGCCTCCCGCCTCGAAGCGGCCGGCATCGGCACCGTCGAGACGCTCGCGGACGCCGAACCGGCCGTCGTCGCGGCCGACACCGACATCGACGAGGGTCGGATCCGCGGATGGATCGACGCCGCGGGCGGACGAACGTCGTAA
- a CDS encoding AbrB/MazE/SpoVT family DNA-binding domain-containing protein produces MTQDEDGGAPMWPGMPFAQQFQDASEDAVERQMKLFKQFMSAGAGSGFDGFSQLGAMSMGTAMFKTRVQSGGRISIPDAERETLDIEDGDIVQTIVIPVKRNSE; encoded by the coding sequence ATGACGCAAGACGAGGACGGTGGTGCGCCGATGTGGCCGGGGATGCCCTTTGCCCAGCAGTTTCAGGACGCGAGCGAAGACGCCGTCGAACGGCAGATGAAGCTGTTCAAGCAGTTCATGTCGGCGGGCGCCGGGAGCGGATTCGACGGGTTCTCGCAGCTCGGCGCGATGAGTATGGGCACGGCCATGTTCAAGACCCGCGTGCAGAGCGGGGGTCGCATCAGCATTCCCGATGCCGAGCGCGAGACGCTCGACATCGAGGACGGCGACATCGTCCAGACAATCGTCATCCCCGTCAAACGAAATTCGGAGTGA
- a CDS encoding MaoC family dehydratase produces MQDRTTTSMSEVTDTWLQSQKHLSNSVEHFYNSMMAANRAMFPTFADGADDADDRQPAPAPELTYSKSEWTFERSDEGDGVVSVGDRIRFSKRLTEEEIRVFADASGDTNRLHLDSDFAERTRFGRQIVHGTLVSGVISAALARLPGLTIYLSQDLQFLGPVDIGETVTAICEVVEDLGDGRYRLTTVVEDEDGETVIDGEAIVLIDEVPEDALDEVDA; encoded by the coding sequence ATGCAGGACCGAACCACCACGTCGATGAGCGAGGTCACGGATACGTGGCTTCAGTCGCAGAAACACCTCTCGAACAGCGTCGAACACTTCTACAACAGCATGATGGCCGCGAACCGGGCGATGTTCCCGACGTTCGCCGATGGTGCGGACGACGCGGACGACCGTCAGCCCGCGCCCGCTCCCGAACTCACCTACTCGAAGTCGGAGTGGACGTTCGAACGCTCCGACGAAGGCGACGGGGTGGTTAGCGTCGGCGACCGCATCCGGTTCTCGAAGCGCCTCACCGAGGAGGAGATCCGGGTGTTCGCGGACGCCAGCGGTGACACGAACCGACTCCACCTCGACTCGGACTTCGCCGAACGGACTCGGTTCGGCCGACAGATCGTTCACGGAACGCTCGTCTCCGGCGTCATCAGCGCCGCGCTCGCGCGCCTCCCCGGGCTGACGATCTATCTGTCGCAGGACCTCCAGTTCCTCGGCCCCGTCGACATCGGCGAGACGGTCACCGCCATCTGCGAAGTGGTCGAGGACCTCGGCGACGGCCGCTACCGGCTGACGACCGTCGTCGAAGACGAGGACGGCGAGACGGTTATCGACGGCGAGGCCATCGTCCTCATCGACGAGGTACCCGAGGACGCCCTTGACGAAGTCGACGCGTAG
- a CDS encoding DMT family transporter, whose product MFPGRYRNAGLFVLLGVLFGGSFVAIKAGLDVLPPVFFAALRFDVAAPLLLVYAAVRYDDWIPRTRPDVLSLVVGALTIVAVNNGLLFLGQRTITPAAASVMYGLNPILSPAFAFLLLGQRLDVRGIVGILLGLVGVVVIVQPSPETLTSGSTVGQLYVLAAAVVIALGSVLTRRIEATVESIPMTAWAMGLGAVLLHAWSLAIGESAAGTTPTPTVVAAILAVAIPSTAAAYPIYFTLIRRIGPVRTNLVAYVVPIVAALTGWLLLGEPVTPATAVGFCVVVAGVALLERRVVAAELARLFP is encoded by the coding sequence GTGTTCCCCGGCCGTTACCGAAACGCCGGCCTGTTCGTCCTGCTGGGAGTCCTCTTCGGCGGCTCCTTCGTGGCGATCAAGGCCGGTCTCGACGTCCTGCCGCCGGTCTTTTTCGCCGCCCTTCGGTTCGACGTGGCGGCACCGCTTCTGCTCGTCTACGCCGCCGTCCGCTACGACGACTGGATTCCGCGGACCCGCCCCGACGTCTTGAGTCTCGTCGTCGGCGCCCTCACTATCGTCGCCGTCAACAACGGTCTCCTCTTTCTCGGGCAACGGACGATCACCCCTGCCGCCGCGTCCGTGATGTACGGGCTCAACCCCATCCTCTCGCCCGCGTTCGCGTTCCTACTGCTCGGTCAACGACTCGACGTGCGGGGCATCGTCGGCATCCTCCTCGGACTGGTCGGCGTCGTCGTGATCGTCCAGCCGTCCCCCGAGACGCTCACGTCCGGATCGACGGTCGGGCAACTCTACGTCCTCGCCGCGGCGGTGGTCATCGCCCTCGGGAGCGTCCTCACGCGACGTATCGAGGCGACCGTCGAGAGCATCCCGATGACCGCGTGGGCGATGGGCCTCGGCGCCGTCCTCCTCCACGCCTGGAGCCTCGCAATCGGCGAGTCGGCGGCGGGGACCACCCCGACACCGACGGTCGTGGCGGCGATTCTCGCCGTCGCCATCCCCTCGACCGCGGCCGCATACCCCATCTACTTCACGCTCATCCGCCGGATCGGACCGGTTCGCACGAACCTCGTCGCGTACGTCGTCCCCATCGTCGCCGCACTCACCGGGTGGCTCCTGCTCGGTGAACCGGTCACGCCCGCGACGGCCGTCGGCTTCTGCGTCGTCGTCGCCGGCGTCGCCCTCCTCGAACGCCGGGTCGTCGCCGCCGAACTGGCGCGACTGTTCCCCTGA
- a CDS encoding HEAT repeat domain-containing protein encodes MTDGDDETDLPAETLDSRLDEAAEVLDAAETEADLDAVEEQVDAIAEDIDAVPDEDDEDDEDPAAELADRLDSLREDLAAARGPYASDVTDAVEDATATLADTRWTETGEGEAAAAVETFVADVTETLDTDLSGDDAAALDAAAAAVADAGLNPDDDAETIAALLEATDALEAGLDDAEEWDDLETHEKLRAQGYYDVLGHYKDFPPEWAALKEWEQRGNVEMVLLALDSFQSEFMERHCLEALTRMNDEAAFDAMHQRAGKRDKPGIKAIGKMGAEDAVETLLEYVDADSDPGLQKVTFKALGEIGSDEATGPLANKLAAENEQIRPYAARALGLIGDTRAIDPLADALADADTDETRAAAAWALRQIGTERALAAAADYADDRAYLVQHEASQAADALSVEPTA; translated from the coding sequence ATGACCGACGGGGACGACGAGACCGACCTCCCAGCCGAGACCCTCGACTCCCGCCTGGACGAGGCGGCCGAGGTGCTCGACGCCGCCGAGACCGAAGCTGACCTCGACGCCGTCGAGGAGCAGGTGGACGCCATCGCCGAGGACATCGACGCGGTCCCCGACGAGGACGACGAGGACGACGAGGACCCCGCCGCGGAACTCGCCGACCGGCTCGACTCACTCCGCGAGGATCTGGCGGCCGCCCGCGGGCCCTACGCCTCGGACGTGACCGACGCCGTCGAGGACGCGACGGCGACGCTCGCCGACACCCGCTGGACCGAGACGGGCGAGGGGGAGGCCGCCGCGGCCGTGGAAACCTTCGTCGCGGACGTGACCGAGACGCTCGACACCGACCTCTCGGGCGACGACGCCGCCGCCCTCGACGCCGCCGCCGCGGCCGTCGCCGACGCGGGTCTCAACCCCGACGACGACGCCGAAACCATCGCGGCACTGCTGGAGGCGACCGACGCGCTCGAAGCCGGATTGGACGACGCCGAGGAGTGGGACGACCTCGAAACCCACGAGAAACTGCGGGCGCAGGGCTACTACGACGTGCTCGGCCACTACAAGGACTTCCCGCCCGAGTGGGCCGCGCTCAAGGAGTGGGAACAGCGCGGCAACGTCGAGATGGTCCTCCTGGCTCTCGACAGCTTTCAGTCGGAGTTCATGGAACGGCACTGCCTCGAAGCCCTCACGCGCATGAACGACGAGGCGGCGTTCGACGCCATGCACCAGCGCGCGGGGAAGCGCGACAAGCCAGGCATCAAAGCGATCGGCAAGATGGGCGCCGAGGACGCCGTCGAAACGCTGTTGGAGTACGTCGACGCCGACTCCGACCCCGGCCTCCAGAAGGTGACGTTCAAGGCGCTCGGCGAAATCGGGAGCGACGAGGCGACCGGACCGCTCGCCAACAAACTCGCCGCCGAGAACGAGCAGATCCGCCCCTACGCCGCCCGCGCCCTCGGCCTCATCGGCGATACGCGAGCCATCGACCCGCTGGCGGACGCGCTGGCCGACGCCGATACCGACGAGACCCGCGCCGCGGCCGCGTGGGCGCTCCGACAGATCGGTACCGAGCGCGCACTCGCCGCGGCCGCCGACTACGCCGACGACCGTGCCTACCTCGTCCAGCACGAGGCGAGCCAGGCCGCCGACGCGCTGTCGGTCGAACCGACCGCGTAG